One genomic window of Mesoplodon densirostris isolate mMesDen1 chromosome 14, mMesDen1 primary haplotype, whole genome shotgun sequence includes the following:
- the LOC132502010 gene encoding SNRPN upstream reading frame protein-like — protein MERARDHLHLRWTTEQHVPEVEVQVKRRRTASLNNQECHLYPRRSQQQQQQQVPVVDFQVELRQAFLAETPRGG, from the coding sequence ATGGAGCGGGCCAGGGACCATTTACACCTGAGATGGACCACAGAACAGCACGTACCAGAGGTAGAAGTCCAAGTCAAACGGAGAAGAACAGCCTCACTGAACAACCAGGAGTGTCACCTGTACCCAAGGCGatctcagcagcagcagcagcagcaagtacCTGTGGTGGATTTCCAGGTGGAACTGAGACAGGCATTCTTAGCTGAGACACCAAGAGGTGGTTAA